The following are encoded together in the Desulfococcus multivorans genome:
- a CDS encoding FmdE family protein, with the protein MEIQLSTFMMVTGYRIEVPAYESRQLRWKIITASDGNITALREIETGTGDMIMNAQEIMNREDFKRCAAFHGHVCPGLSIGYRAARAAMAWLAERRSEDEEIVAVVETDACSADAVQVLTGCTFGKGNFIYKDHGKMVLTLLSRKTGQGVRVALRPEAFSPDAEHTALIRKVMAGEASEAERTRFEELHLKRTRDLLEAPTEALFNLTPAETPMPAKARIEPSALCARCGEPTMPSKMETVDGRQICRGCL; encoded by the coding sequence ATGGAAATTCAACTGTCGACTTTCATGATGGTGACAGGATACCGGATAGAGGTGCCGGCCTATGAAAGTCGACAGTTGAGATGGAAAATCATCACGGCGTCCGATGGTAACATCACGGCGCTTCGGGAGATTGAAACCGGAACAGGAGATATGATCATGAATGCACAGGAAATTATGAACAGAGAGGATTTCAAGCGGTGCGCGGCCTTCCACGGCCATGTCTGCCCGGGCCTGTCCATCGGTTATCGGGCCGCCAGGGCCGCCATGGCGTGGCTGGCGGAGCGCCGGTCCGAGGACGAGGAGATCGTGGCCGTGGTGGAAACGGACGCCTGCTCCGCCGATGCGGTCCAGGTCCTGACCGGCTGCACATTCGGCAAGGGCAATTTTATCTACAAGGACCACGGCAAGATGGTGCTGACCCTCCTGAGCCGGAAGACGGGACAGGGGGTGCGGGTGGCCCTGCGTCCCGAAGCCTTTTCGCCGGATGCGGAGCATACCGCTCTGATCCGAAAGGTGATGGCCGGGGAGGCGAGCGAAGCGGAGAGGACGCGTTTCGAGGAACTCCACCTGAAACGGACCCGGGATCTTCTGGAGGCCCCCACCGAGGCCCTTTTCAACCTGACGCCGGCGGAGACGCCCATGCCTGCAAAAGCCCGGATCGAACCTTCTGCGCTTTGCGCCCGCTGCGGCGAGCCGACCATGCCGTCTAAGATGGAAACCG